The nucleotide sequence CCACCACTTCAAAGGGCGGAGCCCCCTCTTGCATCAGAGCGCTGTCCACGCACTCAAAGATATAGCGCTCGTGGTTGTACACCGGCACCACCACGCTGATGAGCGGACTCCCCGTTCCGGCTCCCACCGCACTCACACGTGATACACCTGCCGCATCCACTCCAAAGTCAAAGGGAGGCCTTCGTCCAGGGTGATCTTCGGATCGTGGCCGAGATCCCGCTCGGCCCTGGCGATGTTCGGGCGCTTGTTGACCGTGTTGTGCGCATCTTCGGGGAGATAGGTCACAAGATCTTCCGACGCCCCGGTGAGGGCGAGAATTTTGTCGCTCAATTCATGCACGCTTCGGTATTCCCGTCCGCCGATGTTGTACACCTCTCCGGGGCGGAATCGATCGATGCACCGGACCAACGTCGCGATCAGGTCGTCCACATACATGAAGACCCGGTGGTAGCCTTTATACACGGTATACGGGAGCCGGTGGAGGGCCCGGTACAGGAACAGGCACACCACACTGCGGTAGGGGTGATAAAATTCTCCTGGGCCGTAGGCGTTGAACAGGCGCAACCGCATGACGGGCACCTCGTAACGCTGTTCAAAATTCATGATCTGCACTTCATTCACCCATTTGGTCATGGCGTAGTCGTTATGGGGAATGACCGGCTGGCGAGTCGGCAGATCTTCATCAAGGACTGGCTCCCGGCTTTGCCCGTAGATCTCCGAGGAACTGGCAAAGATGAGCTTAAATCCCTTTTTCCGCTGAAATTCCAAGATATTCCGAGTGCCCACGACATTGGTCTGCCACAGGGTGTCGTAATACTCCTCGCCATTGATTCGCCCGAATTCTGCAGCCAAGTGGTAAACGAAGTCGTAATCCTGCTCGAACACCCGCTCCAGTTGGCGATAATTGCCCACGTCAGCGCGAAAATATTGAGGCTCAGCGGTGTGGTGCAGGTCGCACTGCCACACATCGTGACCAGTTTGCCGCAAGGCCGAGACGAGGCGTTTGCCGAGGGTTCCCCGGCTTCCCGTCACCAACACGGTGCTCACGACGGTTCACTCCTTTCGTTTCACCTTGGATGGGGACGGCAAAAAACGGCCCTTGTCGGCCGCGAACAGTTTTTGCGCCCGCCTAAAGTCTTCCATTCGCCCGACATCGATCCATACGCCGGATAGCGGGTAGTGGCATACCCGGCGGCCTTCGGCGATCAGGCGGCCGATGAGGTCGGTCATGTCGCAACGCCCATCCGGAACCATGGCCAAGGCGTCCGGGGAGAGTACGTAGATCCCGGTGCTGACCAGGGCCGGAAGACGCGGCTTTTCCTCCACCCGGAGCACGCGCTCTCCTTGGGTGTGAAGGACGCCAAAATCCACGGGAATCTCCGATGGGTAGGAAACCAGGGTCAACGCAGCACCGTATTCCTCGTGTTTGGCGGCGATGTCACAAAATCCCGCCGTGGTCAGGATGTCGCCGTTGACGACGAGCAGCGGCTGATCGGCAGGCAACTGGCTGAGGCCGCCGGCAGTACCCCGGGGTTCCGTTTCTTCGATATAGGTGATGCGGGCGCCGAAGGCTTCGCCGCCGCCCAGGTAGGTGCGGAGAAGATCGGCCCGGTAGCCGACGGTCAAGACCAGGTCGTCAAAACCCTGGGACTTAAGTTGCCGGATCAGGATTTCGACCATGGGAACCCCGTCCAAGGGGAGGAGGGGCTTGGGAATGACGTCGGTGAGCGGGCGCAGCCGCTGACCCCGGCCTCCCGCCATAATGACCGCTTTCACAGGTCTCCCCCCCTCACACGACATAGTTGTCGCCGGGAAACCGGTCCAGGTGGTCGTTGACCCATGCCAGCGTTCGTTCGAGCCCTTCCCGAAGGTCGACCTGGGGGCGCCAACCCAGGATTCTCGCGGCTTTCGAGGAGTCCGCCCACAGTCGGCGCACTTCGCTCCGGGTCGGCCGCAGCCGCTTGGCCTCCTGTTCCACCGGCAGCCTTCGCCCGGTGATCGAAAAGACTTCCTCAACGAGATCGCCGATGGTGATTTCCCGGCCGCTCCCGATGTTGAAAACTTCTCCCACGGCCTCATCCACCTCCGCGGCCCGGACGAAGCCGGCAGCGGTGTCCACAACATAGGTAAAATCCCTTTTTGTCGACAAATCGCCCAGTTGAATCCGGTCCCGGGTCAGGGCCTGCACGAGAATGGTGGGAATGACAGCCCGGAGGGATTGGCGAGGCCCATAGGCGTTAAAGGGCCGCACGGTGACCACCGGAAGCTCATAAGAGCAAAAAAAGCTCTCGGCCAATTTGTCGGCCCCGATTTTGCTCGCCGAATATGGCGATTGGCCCTGAAGGGGATGATTTTCATCGATGGGGACAAACCGTGCGGTTCCATAGACCTCGCTGGTGGACGTGTGGATGACCCGCCGGACGCCCAGGTCCCGGGCGGCGGTGAGAATGTTCAGGGTGCCGATCAGGTTGGTCTCCACCACTTCCCGGGGGTGAGCGTAGGAGTAGGGAATCGAAATCATTGCCCCGAGGTGAAAAATCACTTCCATCCCCTGGGCGGCTTGAAGAACGGCCTCGGCATCGCCCAGATCGCCGGCCACCACATCCAATTCCTGCTGGATGGCCGGGTCGAGGTGGGCGAGCCACCCGAGATTGCGGGTGGAGTTATACCGGACAAAGGGCCTCACCCGGGCTCCGCGCCGGACCAAAAGCTCTGTCACGTGACTTCCGATAAATCCTGCGGCCCCGGTGACGAGAACGGGTACTCCATTCCAGTTCACGGCGTGCTCCTCCTTTCCTCCCATTTACCCCGCCAATACACCACGTCCACGTCCACGCCGTCCTTGTAGGGAAGAAAGCCGAGCTTCTTGAGCTGGTCCTCGGTGAGAAGGGGATCTTGGGCGAACACTTCCACGCCCTGTTGCTGCAGCTGCCGGCCAAGCTCCACCGCCCGGCTTCCCTCCACCACCGGGACCCCGGGCTTATAGGTGAGTCCCGCTAAAAGGGCGGCCCGCCTGCCCTGGGCGATCTTCACCAGGTGGCGCCGGTACGCCTGGTCCGTTTTGGCGGCAGCTTCAAGGAGAGGGGCGTTGAGCCATTGCTGCAGAAAGTCAAGGTCCTTGGGCAGGCACTCCCCGCCAATGCCATAATCGACATCCGCCAGTCGGACGTTACCTTTGGTGCCCACGGCCAGACGCAATTCGTCAAAATCGAGACCCCCGGCGTCACATCCCATTTTCAGGGCTTCGGCAAAAGCGATCTCCATGTACCGGGCGGAGTTTTCGACGAGTTTGGCCAGCTCGGCGATCTCCGGGCGGCTGACGGGAAAAAGGGGAATTTGGCAAGCGGTATAAAAATGGATCCCCGCCTGAAGGCTGGTCTCCGTGACTCCTGCGATCACCCGGGTGGTGCCGGTGGGGTCTTCGTCTACCCCAAACAACACCCGGTGAGGGACATGGGTGAGATAAAAATCTTTTCCGGGGGTGTATCCCCGGGCGCGAAACCTCTCCGCCGCTTTCGCCGTGGTTCCCACGGGAAGGGTGGATTCGATGCTCACCAGGGCTCCGGGTTTCGGGCGCACGCCGTCCAGGGCTTGAAAGAGCCAGGACAGCCCGGGCCCGGTGGAGACGCAGACAATCCACACGTCGACCTGGTCGGGATCCCGACAAATGCCGTCTGCAGAAATGCCCTGCTCTCGCAGGGCGGCTACTTTATCGGGATCGATGTCCACCGCCGTGAGAACGTCGGCGGGTCGAACGCTTCTCAGGTGAGTGAGAACGTGCTGCCCGATATGGCCCGCGCCGATCACACAGATGTGCACGGGGCACCACCTCCAAGGGATGAGGTGTTGCCAGTGTATGAGAGACGGGCAGCCCGCCGTGTGGACGTGTGCGGAAAGGGAGAAAACAGGGCGACGGCCTTGGACAGGGGCCGATTCGTTTCGCGAATCTCGGCCATACCATTGTGGTGAATCCCGATTCTGAAAGAAGGGGGAGGAGATCAGAAATGAGTAGAACACGTAGCCGGCTCGGCTCCCGGAATGCCGACGTCGATGTACTCGGGATTCGTTCGGAGTGCCGAGAGGCGGAGGTGTTGGAGGCCAGAACGCCTCCTGAGGCGCCGAGCACGCCGGTGACCCCTGTGCCCACCGTGGGTCCTGTGACGATCAAGGCCCCGGTGCTGTTGGCGCAACTCACCATGCAGATCGACCTGGACGCCTCGATCCGGCTGCCGGATCCGGCCACCGACATCCTTCGCATCGACAAAACGGTCTTCCTGGATCGATGCGACCTGCTGATGCCCACCAATCGGCTGTTTGTCCGCGGACGGGTTCGGGAGGATATCCAGTACGGGACGGCTTCTCGGGTGACCCGGAGAGCCGTGAGCGGAGATGTGCGCCATACCATCGTGGATATCCCCTTTGAAAGCGTCACGGCGGTCACCTTCCTGACGCCGCCCATCGAGCCCACTCCGGAAATCTACGAGGAGTTCCAAATGGTGGGGCGGTTTGGCCGGCCGCTTCGGGAAACGGACTCCCTGACCATCGTTGACTATGACAGCAAGCCCTATTGCGAATTGGTGAGCGCCGCCGTGCTCCAGGCGGATGTCCCTCGCCTCTACGGGGAAGGCAGCCATTCGCCCGGCGGGGAACGCGGCTTCCAGGCAGGGGACCCGCCCATCGGGGAACGGAGCTTCCGCACCTTCCGGGAGCAGATGATGGTGCTGCTGACCATCCAAGTGTTGCAGCGCCAACTGGTGCTCGATCCGGCTCCTCCGGTGGGACCAACGCCGACGCCGACGACACTGCCGCCTCTGCCGCCGGTCTGAAACGTTTGCCGGCTATCGGGGGCCGCTCGGGAGCGACCGAAGCGGCCCCCGCAGGAGGGGCGGGGCGCGAACCGTGGGAATCGTCGGCGGGCAACGGAGATCATGAGGGCACATGACGGAGCATCGCCGTTATTGCAAAGGCAGCGCGAAGGTTTGGACAAGCCACTCGTCGCTCCGGACCCGGATCTTGAATAGTTCCTGACGGCGCTCCAGCGTACCGTCCGAAAGGACCGCCGTCAACAGGTCGAAACGCATGGGGTGTGTGGACAGCCCCCGTAGGAGCCGGGCCAATCGGGGTCCGCTAAAATGGCTGAGTGCCATTCGAGCCAAGTTGTAGTAGTAATCGTAGGAGGGAACGGCGTAGGGATGAGCTTTGCGGAACACGTGGCGAACCACGGTGTTCGGTGTCGTGCCGAGGCGATATCCCGTGAGCCACATCCGAATGGACCATTCGATGTCTTCAAACCCCCAGGTGCGAAGTCCGTCGTCGAAGCCGCCGACCTGTCGAAAAACCTCTGAGGAAACGGCGATGCAAGCCCCGGGGAGAATCGGTACTGCCTGCGGCCTTTCGGGCTTTGGCAGCCAGCGAATCTCTCCGGACCCGGACAACGACTGCCCGAATCCCGCCAAGTCCGTCCGGTCGTGGGCAGCAATCCCCGGACACACCGCATCCCAGTCTCCGGAGCGCAGTAACTGTACCAACTCGTCCAGCCAGCCATCCTCAACAAACACATGGGCGTCACAGAAGACGAGAATTCGCCCCCGGGCCGCTTCGGCACCGACATTTCTTGCCCTGGCCGCTCCGATACCGCCGGTGTGAATCACGTTCGGGGCTAGGGCGGGCGCCCTTTCGTGCGCGTGTGGGACATGCACTTTTGGACCTTCCGGGCTTCCTTGGGCCCTTTCGCCGGGCCGCGCCGCGTGGGCGAGGCTATCGGCGATCTCCGGCGTGGTATCGCTGGAACCGTCCTCCACCACAATCACTTCATAAGTCACGCCGGTTCGAGCCCCCCAAATCGACCGAACCGTTTGTTCCAGATGATCCCGTTCGTTTCGGGCAGGCAGGACAATGCTGACCTCGGGGTCCACCGCAACCCCTCCCGTGGGCAAAAATGGCACGGGATAGTATATGAGGGGGAAAGCGGTGGGGGACCTGAGTGAGAAAGCAAACATCTGCCGACTCGGCGCTGATGGGGCAAGTTTTTCGCGATTCGTTCGCGGCCGCTGTGCGGCCCGCAAACTGAAATTCTTCACCTCCCCCCGCCGGACTGGGGGGCGCCGTCCGTCTGGGCGTTTCCGGCGTGCGCCAGGGCGTTGACGATGTCGAGAACGATGGGTTCGGGGTAGCGCAGTCCCGAACTGTCGGGGATGTCCAGAGCGTCCACGGCGATGGCGTAACGGGGGTGATCGTAGGGAAAATACCCCACAAACCACTGATTGACCCGGTGGGGTTGGCCGGTCTGGGCCGTGCCGGTCTTCCCCGCCACCGGCCAGGCCGCCTGGGCGAGAAGGTGCCCGGTGCCCTGGGGGGAAGCGATGACCTCCCGCATCCACTGACCGACTTCTTTGGCCACCCCCGGATTGATGGCCTGAACCGGAGACTGGATGGGAAATGTCCGATACGGATCTCCCTGGGCGGTGGCGAGTCTCATCACCAGCCGGGGGACGGGTCGTTTCCCGTCCGCGGCGATGGTGGCGGCCATCACCGCCGCCTGAAGGGGACTGATGCGGACATTTTCCTGCCCGATCCCGGTGTTGGCCAATAAGCGCAGTGCACTGCCCGGCCCGACAAAGATCGAACCCGGGTCTTCCTCATCGAACACATCCCGGCCGTCCACCACCTGCCCCTGCCTTTGGGCCAGGCCAAAGGCCTTGGCGTAGTCCTCCATGTTCTGACGCCCCAGCTTCATAGAAATCTGGGCAAAGGCCACGTTGCAGGACTGGGCGAAAGCTTCCTCCGCCGTCTCATGCCCGTGCACCTGCCAACAGTTGAGCACCCCATCCCCAATTTGGATCGAGCCCGTGCAGTTGAAAGGAGTGTTGGCGGCGAGCTGCCCTTTGTCCAGGGCGGCGGTGGCATCGACGATTTTAAACACTGAGCCGGGAAAATCGGCCTCCACCGCGAGATTTTTCGGGTAGTTGGCGGCCCCGGACGGGATGTGGTTCTGGTCAAAATTTGGCCGGGAGGCCATGGCCAGGATGTCGCCGGTATGCACGTCCATTACCACCGCGGCGCCTCGGGGCAGCGCCACTTTGTCCATGGCCGACTCCACGATCTTTTGCAACCCCATGTCCAGGGTCGTCTGGACGTTCAGCCCGGTATCCGGCCGGGTCGCTTCTCGGATCCCCAGCCCCGGCAAGGGCCGGCCTTCCCCATCCACATAAAAATGAAGGGTTCGAGCGGGGCCGTTCCCGCGAAGATCCTCCTGGAACACGCTCTCCAGGCCCATTTTGCCCACCGGCTCGTTAAGAGGGTAGCGCCCATCGTAAACCTGGGTGACGAGATTGGGGTCCTCCCCGATGAACCCGACGACGTGGCGGGCCAGAGATTGATTGTTGTATCTCACCGTGACTTGGCGGGGCAGGATCCCGTCTATTCCCAGAGATTGAACGGCGGCCGCCTGGGCGTCGGTCAATTCGATGGGCGTGGAAGTCCCACCGGGGCTGGGCAGGCTGAGCAGGCCCGGCTGTTTCATGGAAGCCAGGGCGGCCTGGATCTGGTTCACCGGGCGTCCCAGGATGGCGGCCAGCCGCCCCAGATTCGGATCGTGGAGGTCGGGGTGCCAAGGCGGCAGGACCACCAGGCCGAGGAAGGTGTGTCCGGTCAGGGACCGCCCGTTTCGGTCAAGGATGTTGCCCCGACCCGAGTCCACCACAAACTGTTCCCTGCGCTGTTCCACCGACAGGGCCACGAGATCGTGGCCTTCGTAGTGGCGGGCATCGGCCACCTGAATAAAAAACAGTCGCCCGGCGAGGAGTGCCACCAGGCCGGTCCATACCCCGGTCCAAATGAACAAGCGGCGGCTGTGCCTCCAGCGTTTCAAGGTCATCCCTCCCCGCCCCTTCACCATCGGTATCGTCCCTCGACTTTTCCAGTATCGCCCGGTTTTTCGCGGGGGAAACCCTAGCGATTCCCCGTCGAATCTGCCACCTGTAGCACCTTGGTTCAAAGGCGGCGCCGAAGGACGGCTTTTTTTCGCTTGGATCGCGGGTTGGAATGTGGTACCATTCCAGGTTGACAGGATGCGATGGAACGACTGCAATTCGCGGCGGGGAGTGGAAGCTGTGCTGCGCCTTTTTGTGCCAGATGCATACGTGCCGTCGATCTACGCCGTGAATGCCGAGGCGTTGGTTCGCAAAGGCTTGCTCGGAGTGGTCACAGATTTGGACAATACGCTGGTGGCTTGGAACGAGCCCGAGGCGCCGGACAAGTTGGTCCATTGGCTGGACGATTTGCGGGATCGGGGCTTGAAGGTATGCATTGTCTCGAACAACAAAGAGGTTCGGGTTCGCCCTTTTGCGGAACAGTTGAATATCCCGGCGGTCCACGAAGCCGGGAAACCGCGCATGCGGGCTTTCATGAAGGCTTTGGAGATTACCGGCACCCACCCCCGGCAAACGGCGATGATCGGGGACCAGTTATTTACGGACATCGCAGGAGGAAACCGGATGGGGATGTATACGATTCTCGTGGTGCCGATTTCCGATAAGGAATGGGTGGGGACCCGGGTGATGCGGCTCTTCGAACGCCGGGTGCTGCGCTTTATTGCCCCGTCCCTGCATCGGATCTCTGAGGGGGAGCATCGAGGATGAAGGTCTGCAGTGGTTGCGGGGAGGAACTTCAAAGCGAGGACCCGGGAAAAGCCGGCTACGTCCCGGCCCATCGCATCGATGAACCCGGGGTGCTGTGCCGACGCTGCTATCGCATCATCCATTATCAGGAAATCGCCCCTGCTGCGGTGCCGCCCGAGCGCCTTCGGGGTGTCTTGGCCCGGGCGAAACAGGAGCGGGCCCTGGTGGTTCAGGTGGTGGATATTCTCGATTGGACGGGTACGCGAATCCCGGACCTGAACGACGTGGCCGGGGAGCGGCAATGGCTGGTGGTCCACAAAATCGACCTCTTGCCTCGGGAAACCAATTACGATCGGGTCAGGCGGTGGTTTGAACGGCAGCTCAGGCGGGAAGGCTTTCGCGCGCAACGCGTGTATTTGGCCAGCGCCCACAAAGGGATCGGGATCCCCGGGTTGCTCGCCGATCTGAACCGGGTCGACGGAGCGGTGTATTTTATGGGCGCCGCCAACACGGGAAAATCGAGCTTGCTCAACGCGTTGATGGGAGCCGCCGAAATCTCGTCGGATCGCCCCCTCACCACGTCCCGGGTGCCGGGCACGACTTTGAACGCGGTGACCATCGACCGCGGGGAAGGGCGAAAATGGGTGGACACCCCCGGCATCACGGCGGGCTACCGAGTGGTGGATCGGTTGTGTCCGACGTGCCTTCGGGCGGTGGTGCCTGTTCAGCCGATTCGGCCCCGGGTCTATTCGTTGGAGACCGGACAAAGTATTTGGCTGGGGGGATTGGCCCGGTTGGACGTACTGGAGGGGGATCGACAACCTTTTGTTTGCTTTCTTTCCAACCGGGTTCCCATCCATCGGACGAATGTACTCCGGGCCCAGCCTTTCTTTGAAAAGCACGCCGGCAAGGACCTGGTCCCTCCCTGTGAGCGCTGTCTGGCGGGAGTTATGACCATGGCGCGCACCGAGTGGAAACTCGAGGCCGGAGAGAAAGTCGACCTGGCGGTGGCTGGCCTGGGATGGGTCTCGGCCCGGGGACGGGTTGCCCGGGTGGGCCTTTCTGTGCCCGAGGGGGTTGAAACGGAGTTGCGCCCGGCCTTGGTTTGAGTATAGGGGTGAAAACTTCCGCATATGGCTTGAGTAAGATCGTCGGTGAGGAGGTTGCCCCTTTGGAGACGTTGCGGAGGCGCAGGGTGGTTCGGGTCCTGTCGTTGCCCTCGGTTTCTTCCCAGCCGATCACCTTCG is from Kyrpidia tusciae DSM 2912 and encodes:
- a CDS encoding NAD-dependent epimerase/dehydratase family protein, with translation MSTVLVTGSRGTLGKRLVSALRQTGHDVWQCDLHHTAEPQYFRADVGNYRQLERVFEQDYDFVYHLAAEFGRINGEEYYDTLWQTNVVGTRNILEFQRKKGFKLIFASSSEIYGQSREPVLDEDLPTRQPVIPHNDYAMTKWVNEVQIMNFEQRYEVPVMRLRLFNAYGPGEFYHPYRSVVCLFLYRALHRLPYTVYKGYHRVFMYVDDLIATLVRCIDRFRPGEVYNIGGREYRSVHELSDKILALTGASEDLVTYLPEDAHNTVNKRPNIARAERDLGHDPKITLDEGLPLTLEWMRQVYHV
- a CDS encoding sugar phosphate nucleotidyltransferase, with the translated sequence MKAVIMAGGRGQRLRPLTDVIPKPLLPLDGVPMVEILIRQLKSQGFDDLVLTVGYRADLLRTYLGGGEAFGARITYIEETEPRGTAGGLSQLPADQPLLVVNGDILTTAGFCDIAAKHEEYGAALTLVSYPSEIPVDFGVLHTQGERVLRVEEKPRLPALVSTGIYVLSPDALAMVPDGRCDMTDLIGRLIAEGRRVCHYPLSGVWIDVGRMEDFRRAQKLFAADKGRFLPSPSKVKRKE
- a CDS encoding GDP-mannose 4,6-dehydratase, whose protein sequence is MNWNGVPVLVTGAAGFIGSHVTELLVRRGARVRPFVRYNSTRNLGWLAHLDPAIQQELDVVAGDLGDAEAVLQAAQGMEVIFHLGAMISIPYSYAHPREVVETNLIGTLNILTAARDLGVRRVIHTSTSEVYGTARFVPIDENHPLQGQSPYSASKIGADKLAESFFCSYELPVVTVRPFNAYGPRQSLRAVIPTILVQALTRDRIQLGDLSTKRDFTYVVDTAAGFVRAAEVDEAVGEVFNIGSGREITIGDLVEEVFSITGRRLPVEQEAKRLRPTRSEVRRLWADSSKAARILGWRPQVDLREGLERTLAWVNDHLDRFPGDNYVV
- a CDS encoding NAD-binding protein, encoding MHICVIGAGHIGQHVLTHLRSVRPADVLTAVDIDPDKVAALREQGISADGICRDPDQVDVWIVCVSTGPGLSWLFQALDGVRPKPGALVSIESTLPVGTTAKAAERFRARGYTPGKDFYLTHVPHRVLFGVDEDPTGTTRVIAGVTETSLQAGIHFYTACQIPLFPVSRPEIAELAKLVENSARYMEIAFAEALKMGCDAGGLDFDELRLAVGTKGNVRLADVDYGIGGECLPKDLDFLQQWLNAPLLEAAAKTDQAYRRHLVKIAQGRRAALLAGLTYKPGVPVVEGSRAVELGRQLQQQGVEVFAQDPLLTEDQLKKLGFLPYKDGVDVDVVYWRGKWEERRSTP
- a CDS encoding CsxC family protein, coding for MSRTRSRLGSRNADVDVLGIRSECREAEVLEARTPPEAPSTPVTPVPTVGPVTIKAPVLLAQLTMQIDLDASIRLPDPATDILRIDKTVFLDRCDLLMPTNRLFVRGRVREDIQYGTASRVTRRAVSGDVRHTIVDIPFESVTAVTFLTPPIEPTPEIYEEFQMVGRFGRPLRETDSLTIVDYDSKPYCELVSAAVLQADVPRLYGEGSHSPGGERGFQAGDPPIGERSFRTFREQMMVLLTIQVLQRQLVLDPAPPVGPTPTPTTLPPLPPV
- a CDS encoding glycosyltransferase family 2 protein, coding for MDPEVSIVLPARNERDHLEQTVRSIWGARTGVTYEVIVVEDGSSDTTPEIADSLAHAARPGERAQGSPEGPKVHVPHAHERAPALAPNVIHTGGIGAARARNVGAEAARGRILVFCDAHVFVEDGWLDELVQLLRSGDWDAVCPGIAAHDRTDLAGFGQSLSGSGEIRWLPKPERPQAVPILPGACIAVSSEVFRQVGGFDDGLRTWGFEDIEWSIRMWLTGYRLGTTPNTVVRHVFRKAHPYAVPSYDYYYNLARMALSHFSGPRLARLLRGLSTHPMRFDLLTAVLSDGTLERRQELFKIRVRSDEWLVQTFALPLQ
- a CDS encoding peptidoglycan D,D-transpeptidase FtsI family protein, whose protein sequence is MKRWRHSRRLFIWTGVWTGLVALLAGRLFFIQVADARHYEGHDLVALSVEQRREQFVVDSGRGNILDRNGRSLTGHTFLGLVVLPPWHPDLHDPNLGRLAAILGRPVNQIQAALASMKQPGLLSLPSPGGTSTPIELTDAQAAAVQSLGIDGILPRQVTVRYNNQSLARHVVGFIGEDPNLVTQVYDGRYPLNEPVGKMGLESVFQEDLRGNGPARTLHFYVDGEGRPLPGLGIREATRPDTGLNVQTTLDMGLQKIVESAMDKVALPRGAAVVMDVHTGDILAMASRPNFDQNHIPSGAANYPKNLAVEADFPGSVFKIVDATAALDKGQLAANTPFNCTGSIQIGDGVLNCWQVHGHETAEEAFAQSCNVAFAQISMKLGRQNMEDYAKAFGLAQRQGQVVDGRDVFDEEDPGSIFVGPGSALRLLANTGIGQENVRISPLQAAVMAATIAADGKRPVPRLVMRLATAQGDPYRTFPIQSPVQAINPGVAKEVGQWMREVIASPQGTGHLLAQAAWPVAGKTGTAQTGQPHRVNQWFVGYFPYDHPRYAIAVDALDIPDSSGLRYPEPIVLDIVNALAHAGNAQTDGAPQSGGGR
- a CDS encoding YqeG family HAD IIIA-type phosphatase: MLRLFVPDAYVPSIYAVNAEALVRKGLLGVVTDLDNTLVAWNEPEAPDKLVHWLDDLRDRGLKVCIVSNNKEVRVRPFAEQLNIPAVHEAGKPRMRAFMKALEITGTHPRQTAMIGDQLFTDIAGGNRMGMYTILVVPISDKEWVGTRVMRLFERRVLRFIAPSLHRISEGEHRG
- the yqeH gene encoding ribosome biogenesis GTPase YqeH gives rise to the protein MKVCSGCGEELQSEDPGKAGYVPAHRIDEPGVLCRRCYRIIHYQEIAPAAVPPERLRGVLARAKQERALVVQVVDILDWTGTRIPDLNDVAGERQWLVVHKIDLLPRETNYDRVRRWFERQLRREGFRAQRVYLASAHKGIGIPGLLADLNRVDGAVYFMGAANTGKSSLLNALMGAAEISSDRPLTTSRVPGTTLNAVTIDRGEGRKWVDTPGITAGYRVVDRLCPTCLRAVVPVQPIRPRVYSLETGQSIWLGGLARLDVLEGDRQPFVCFLSNRVPIHRTNVLRAQPFFEKHAGKDLVPPCERCLAGVMTMARTEWKLEAGEKVDLAVAGLGWVSARGRVARVGLSVPEGVETELRPALV